The Pongo abelii isolate AG06213 chromosome 20, NHGRI_mPonAbe1-v2.0_pri, whole genome shotgun sequence genome window below encodes:
- the NANOS2 gene encoding nanos homolog 2, with amino-acid sequence MQLPPFDMWKDYFNLSQVVWALIASRGQRLETQEIEEPSPGPPLGQDQGLGGPGANGGLGTLCNFCKHNGESRHVYSSHQLKTPDGVVVCPILRHYVCPVCGATGDQAHTLKYCPLNGGQQSLYRRSGRNSAGRRVKR; translated from the coding sequence ATGCAGCTGCCACCCTTTGACATGTGGAAGGACTACTTCAACCTGAGCCAGGTGGTGTGGGCGCTGATCGCAAGTCGGGGTCAAAGGCTGGAGACCCAAGAGATTGAGGAGCCAAGTCCCGGGCCCCCGCTGGGGCAGGATCAGGGGCTGGGGGGACCAGGGGCCAACGGGGGCCTAGGCACCCTGTGCAACTTCTGCAAGCACAACGGGGAGTCCCGCCACGTCTACTCCTCACACCAGCTGAAGACACCGGACGGCGTGGTGGTGTGTCCCATCCTGAGGCACTACGTGTGTCCCGTGTGCGGGGCCACTGGTGACCAGGCCCATACGCTCAAGTACTGCCCGCTCAACGGTGGCCAGCAGTCCCTCTACCGCCGCAGCGGGCGCAACTCGGCCGGACGCAGGGTCAAGCGCTGA